One genomic segment of Longimicrobium sp. includes these proteins:
- the hisIE gene encoding bifunctional phosphoribosyl-AMP cyclohydrolase/phosphoribosyl-ATP diphosphatase HisIE, with protein sequence MTWTEGLKFDERGLVPVIAQDAATGEVLMLAWANADALRLTTETGRAHYWSRSRASLWIKGETSGNTQEVVDVRIDCDADAILYRVRQSGPACHTGERSCFHRVADGPDLAPAPDPRPVLARVQDIVARRHDERPRDSYTTYLFDAGTDKILKKVGEEATETIIAAKNGDSAELASETADLLFHILVLWQAQGLPFAAVYAELDRRFGAAPRPGSTAPPPRRASDGT encoded by the coding sequence ATGACCTGGACAGAGGGCCTGAAGTTCGACGAGCGGGGCCTGGTGCCCGTCATCGCCCAGGACGCGGCGACGGGCGAGGTGCTGATGCTGGCCTGGGCCAACGCCGATGCGCTGCGCCTGACCACCGAGACCGGCCGCGCCCACTACTGGAGCCGTTCGCGCGCCTCGCTGTGGATCAAGGGCGAGACGAGCGGCAACACGCAGGAGGTGGTAGACGTCCGTATCGACTGCGACGCCGACGCCATCCTCTACCGCGTGCGCCAGAGCGGCCCCGCCTGCCACACCGGCGAGCGGAGCTGCTTCCACCGCGTCGCCGACGGCCCCGACCTCGCCCCCGCCCCCGACCCGCGCCCGGTGCTCGCGCGCGTGCAGGACATCGTCGCGCGCCGCCACGACGAGCGCCCGCGGGACTCGTACACCACGTACCTGTTCGACGCCGGCACGGACAAGATCCTCAAGAAGGTCGGCGAAGAGGCCACCGAAACGATCATCGCCGCCAAGAACGGCGACTCCGCCGAGCTCGCCAGCGAGACCGCCGACCTCCTTTTCCACATCCTGGTCCTCTGGCAGGCGCAGGGCCTCCCCTTCGCCGCCGTCTACGCCGAGCTGGACCGCCGCTTTGGCGCCGCCCCCCGCCCCGGCTCCACCGCCCCCCCGCCCCGCCGCGCCTCCGACGGAACCTGA